The segment TCGAATTGCCATCGCACGCTGAGTGTCGGCAGCCGCAAGGTCGGATGCACGGTCGCTTGCCCTAAGTGCGGGCAGGCGAACGTCGTGCCGCAGCCCCCGCCGCCGGCAACCGTCGAAGCGGCGGCATCGCCGGCGCCTTCGCCTGCGGCAAGCATGCCGCCTGAGGTGCCGACCGCCGAGCGTGCCGGGTCGAAGGGCGAAGCATTCGAGTTCAGCGCATTCGATGAAGTTCTGCAACTCATCGACGCCAAGCCGGCAGGTGCGGCGAAGCTGCCGGCGGTAGACGAGCCGAGCAAGCCGGCGGTCGCACCGCCGCCGCCCGTTATTTCTGTTCCTGGTGCGTCCGATCGTGGGCCGATCGCGACGGTGGCTGGTCCGCCGCCCGTGCGTAGCCCGCTTGCTCCGCAAGGGGAAAGAGCTTCAAACCTAGGTAGCCCGCTTGCTCCGCAAGGGGAAGGATCACCAGACTTAGCAGCTCTTCCTAAAGAGGAGCACCAAGCGAATGCAACGGCCTTCCGCTCACGGAGTGAGCGGGCTACGTGGTCGACCGCGATGCGGCGCGGGCAGCGACAGCCCGGCCCGGTGCTGTTGGTGACGCGCAAAGCGGTCTATGCCCAGGCGGCACTCATGGTCGGCATGATGCTGTTGGCCTTTCTCGCCGGCTGGCTCATCGGTCGCGGCAGTCAGCCAAAAGCAAGCACGGCTCCGGCCGAAACGGTCGGCGAACCCGTCGCATTGGAGGGACGCATCCTATATTCGCTCTCGCCGGGGCAATCGCTGGCCGACGAGCGGGCGGTGGTGATCGCCCTGCCGGCCGGCAAGAAGCCGGCGAAAAAGATCGCCGCGCGGGGCCTGCGGCCCGCCGATGACGACGACCTGAACGCGGCGCCCTCGGCCGAGGCGCTGCGTGCGCTCGGCGGGTCGATCGCTCGCGCCGACGAAAGCGGGCAGTTTCAGTTGGTGGTGCCGAGGCCGGGAAACTATTGGCTGCTGATTATCTCTCACCTTGCCAGCCGCCCCGACGAGTTGGCGATTGCCATGTCCGACGTGAAGGAACTGTCCGAGTACTTCGCTTCGCCGAGCGAGTTGATCGGCCAGCAACGGTACTCTTTGTCGAGTCGGCGGTTGGCCGGCGCGCCGCCCTCGATGGTTCACGAATTCGGCCCCACCGACAAGCTATGACACGTCGCTGGCTTCGTGAGAAGTCAGGCCGGCACCGCCAGAATTCTCACGTGCTTCCGCTACCCGTCGCGTTCAGCCGGCTAGAGCTTTCCGGCTTTGCGTAGATAGGCCAGCACTTCTTCGGCCAGCGTTTCGGCGTCTTTCTTGGCGGAATCGAGCACCAGTTCGGGCTTCACGGGCGCCTCGTAAGGATCGTCGATGCCGGTAAAGCCCTTCAGTTCGCCGGCACGGGCCTTCTTGTAAAGTCCTTTGGGATCGCGGGCCTCGCAGACCTCCAGCGGGGCATCGACCAGGATTTCGATGAAGTCGCCGGCCGGCATGGTGGCGCGGACGGCATCGCGGTCGCGGCGATACGGGCTGATGAAGGCGGTGAGCGTAATCAGGCCGGCGTCGCAAAACAGCTTGGCGACGGCGCCGATGCGGCGAATGTTTTCTTCGCGGTCCTGGGCGGAAAAGCCGAGGCCGAAGCGTTTGGCGAACTCGTCGCCGTGCCGTTCCTTGAGCATGCCCGGCCCGGCGTTGAGGCCGTGCCGCACGTTGTCGCCGTCGAGCACGAAGCTGTGCTTGCCCTGCGAGTGGAGCTTGTGATCGACCAGATTGGCGATGGTGCTCTTGCCGCAACCGCTCAGCCCGGTAAACCAGATCACGCAGCCTTTGTGGCCGTGAAGCCGCTCGCGTTCTTCTCGTGTCACGCTATGTTCGTGCCAATGGACGTTCGTATCGTTCGACATGGCGGTTGGTCAGTCCTCGTACTCGGAAAGGATCTTATATCTCCAGCAAACGACCCATCCTAACAACCGCCGGGAGCGGCGAAAAGGCGTGTTTCTGCGGCGGTGAACAAGCGGGTTGCGGCTCAAGCCTACGGCGTGTCGATCAGTGTGACTTCCAGCCGCATGCCCACCGCGTCGGCATACCTGACCAGCGTCTGGACCGTTGGATTCGGCCGCTCGCCACTTTCGAGCTTCGATAGCGCAGAGCGGTCCATGCCCGTGCGCTCGCTCAGGTCGGCGAGGCTCAGGCCCTTATCTTCGCGCGCGGCCTTCAGTTGTTTCAGTACGTCATCAATTTTGTCCAACGCCGCAACGCGTTGGTAATGGCGATCGAGCAATTCCGGCAGTTCCTCTGCGACCTGATCTCGAATTGCTTGATACTTGGCTGCTTCCTCAGCCGTGAGATGCCGCTGACGAGTGATACGCTTCATCGCTCTTGCCTCCTCGGCACGTCGTAAGCCGTCACCGGGTAAATTGTGTCTTCGTCGATTTGTTCGTAGACAATCAGCAGGTGTCGACCGCTGGCCGTTTCGCCGAATCGAACCG is part of the Pirellulales bacterium genome and harbors:
- the cysC gene encoding adenylyl-sulfate kinase, which codes for MSNDTNVHWHEHSVTREERERLHGHKGCVIWFTGLSGCGKSTIANLVDHKLHSQGKHSFVLDGDNVRHGLNAGPGMLKERHGDEFAKRFGLGFSAQDREENIRRIGAVAKLFCDAGLITLTAFISPYRRDRDAVRATMPAGDFIEILVDAPLEVCEARDPKGLYKKARAGELKGFTGIDDPYEAPVKPELVLDSAKKDAETLAEEVLAYLRKAGKL
- a CDS encoding helix-turn-helix transcriptional regulator — encoded protein: MKRITRQRHLTAEEAAKYQAIRDQVAEELPELLDRHYQRVAALDKIDDVLKQLKAAREDKGLSLADLSERTGMDRSALSKLESGERPNPTVQTLVRYADAVGMRLEVTLIDTP